The sequence AAGTGTAGCGCACGCCCTGTTTGTCGTAGGCAATCCAATGATTGCCGGTGGGACCGCCGCAATAAAAGTAACGGATGAAATCGCCCGTCTCGACCTTGGCATTATATTCCTCGCAGTTGTTGGGTGCCAAACGATTCGAGTAAACCAATGGACGGCGCTGTCCCTCGGCAGAGAAAACAAAATCCCTTCCGTTATAATCAATGTTGTTCTGGGTACTGCGCTCGATGTATCCGGGATTCATATCCCAGCCAAAACCAAAAAGACTTGCCGCGTCCCGCCGATGACTGTTGTATTCTAAAACAAGTTTGGGTGTCAGACCCGCTCGACCCTCTGGTACTTCAATCTCAATCCGGTGGGTGGCCGCCCCCGTGAAATAATCATTCTGAGACGTTTCATTTGCACCCGAATCGCCGGCTCCTTCTACGGGAGGAGCAGATGGGCCAATCTCCATCGCCTTGGGTTCATCCGCGCGAGATAGGGAGGGCAAAGCTAAAACCAGAACAAAAATGGAAAGAAAAATTTTTCTCATCTTTTCAAAACCTTTTTGACGCTGACGTCGAAATCGTCAAAGGCGTCATCCTCCAGCGATACTGGAGGATTTTCCATCTTTTGATAGATTCTCAGAAAAAGAACCAGCCCATCTACGACGCCGGGCTGGCGCGCAAGTTTTTCCTTTTTCTTTCCTCCATTTTTTACCCCCAGCCTTTCTTGAAATTTTTTTGAAAATTCAGCGCGATCGAGATTTTGCCGCGTCTGAATCTCTTCGTCATAAAAAATGTCGAAGGCTGTTTTGAAAACAATCAGGATGTTGACGTGCCATCGTTCAGGATTGTCGGAAAATCCCTCACCGATGCTCTCCAAAAAAAGACTAAGCGCTTTTGCAACATCCCTGAGGCGGCCTTGGCTGGCCATTGGTGCAAGCTCTTTGTTGACAAGGTCGTTATACTGTTCCCGAGGAATGTTTCCAATTTCCTCATATACTTTCATCAGGGCAAAGTAGAACCTGCGTGAATGATCGGCATCGGGATTCAGTTCGATAATTTGTTTTTCGATTTCATGGGCCTTCTCAAAATCTCCGGTCATCTCCGCGCGCAGGGATTGTTCCTTCAATTCTTTTATCTTTTGTTCTTTTTTTGTCTTTTTTTCTTCTTCCGTTTCTTTGGATTCGCTTGACACCACGATTACCGTTTCTTCCGATGCTTTGGGTTTTTCCGGTTCGGTTTTCTTTTTTTCTTCCGGCATTTTTGGAGGAACCGGTTTCATAACGGAAACAGTCGGTTCCGGCGGCTTTGACGACACCGGAGAAAGAGGTAATGGCAGGGGTGGCGGCACTTTTTCCGCAAAGAGATTGTATAAAGACAATCCCGCAACAAAGGCCCAGTCGGCCTGATGTCCCGTGATAAAAAAACGGCCTTCAAGACCGGCAAAAAATCTTAAAGATTGGCGCGCACCGATAGGGATGCCAATCCCCGCCTCAAAACCCATCCCGACCCTAGCCGCCCAATCATTTTTCTGAACTCCCAAAACCCCGCGTCCCGTCAGGGCAAGGTCCATGAATTTCAAAAATCCTGAAGAATGGAGCCTCAAGCGTGCTGAAGGTCCGGCAAGATAGAATTTTTGCAAAACCCCTTCCAAGGTCAGCCCAAAATCCAGTGAAAGATTGGAATTGGGAGATTGTTCAAAACCGGCAGACAAACCCCATTCCGCGTCATTACCAAACCGAAGACGGGGCAAAGCCGCCCTGCTTCCTATGTTCCAGCCTGTAATTTCATCGAAGGACATCAGCCGCTCCTGTCTTTGCGAGATCTACTTCGATCCATGTGTCTTTTCCTTTGACGTCTGTTTTTCTTTTCAACAGGGTAATTCTGACCATCCGATAGCGCGGATCGCTGGTCTCAACAGCATTTCCCGCCAACATCATGAGGTCATCACTGCCATGTCCCCCATAGCTTTCCACCCACTGCGATTCGATGGGTCCAAGGGCCGGCATGGCCACAAAAGGTCCACCGATATTTATTTTTTTCTCGTCTTTACTACATTGCCCAATTTTTACTTTTCGTTTGTCCTCATTTTTGTAGTCTCCGCCGTAACAATAAAAACCTCCATTTGACCCACGGCGGGTGAGATATTCATAAGCATGTCTGGCGCGAGCCTGTGCCAGATTTATCATATCGTCTTCGCTTTGATGGGCCACACCCTTTTTATAAATTTCGCTGGCATAACCATCAATGAGAATCTTGTAGAGGATGTTTCTGGAATTATTCTGTCGCAAAAAACGGATCCATTCATCCAGCACAGGTTCGGCGAACCCTTTAGGTTCTCCAACGTCTTTTTGGGTAGATAACCGCAGATCAGGATCATCATTATTAAAGCGTATTTCAGCCGTTAGTTTTTCGGCTCCAGGGGGAAGCTTACATTCGAGGGAGTTCCATGCCTCAAGTGCCTCATCTTCCTCTTTGAGTTTTTGGAGGGACGTTTTCAGGCTGGCAAGTGTTGTTGTCGCCGCTGTTTTTACCCATGCGCGGATATCTTCCAGATATTGTTTCAGCTTGGCCGTGTAGCTTGCGCAATTGTCAAAAACGGGGAGGACAGGTAGCTGTTTAGGCCATGGAACTAATTGAGGATGTTCTTCAGGCGATATCTTTGGACAACTATAGCCTTTAGATTCCTGTGATATTTTCCTTGTCCATTGTTGCTGGCGAAGTTGTGCATTTCTTTTTTTTAGATTTTCGACCTCCGCGTTGAGAGTATTGCCTTCACCGACAACGGCATTGTAACTCGCCAACGCATTTCCAACTTTTTTCTCCAATCCCGCCAATCCTTCCATGCACTCGTCTTTTGGAGGACATGGGGGTGGGGGTGCCTCCACAATACTTCCAAGCGGCACCGAAAAAGCAACTCCCAAACCCTGCTCCCAATAGTCTCTGACGGGCGATCCGCCCTTAAATACTTGCAAACCGAGTCGATATCCTTCGCGTTCAAAAGAAAGCATGGCCATTCCTCCCATGCGGGCATCCAATCCTCCTTGAGGAATATCTCCTCCACCGAAATTAAGTTCCGACCACCCGAGACCCGCCGCAACCCCCGCTTCAAGTGTGAACATTCTTAACACGGGTAGAGGAATAAAGAGACGAACACCACCCTCCAAGTTGGCCAAGGCGCGAAATGAACCCAAGGCACCGTGATCCGCATGGGAAAAATGGGTACCGGCACCCAAATAAAATGATCTCCAATTTTCATGAGGATAAACTTTGCGTGCGTGGATACCATGAGTGTAATAGGTGAATTGCTCTCCGTTTTCATCGGAAAGCATAAGTTCCGAACGTGACAGATCATACTGTGCTTGCCAAAGCACCGTACTGGTTGGTTGCAGGGTGTTAGCATTTCCCATATTAACGTCCTCTCTGAATAGTAACGGTCACAACAGAATGTGCCGGGTCATTTGTTCGCAAGGTGAGATTGCCCGTGTAGGATGTACCGTCACTTACCATCATGTTGGCTTTACCCGTGGCGGATTCCAGCGTTTCATTTCCTTGAGACAAGCGTGCCGTGTCACGCTGAATAAAAAATCCGCCACTCAGACTCCAAGTAAATGTAAGTAGCTCTGAACCAACATTACGCCAATTCAAAACAGCAGGACCCGAACCGATCGTAATCAAAGTGGGTTCCAATTCGAGTGCCGGTCCCGGCACGGGAGATTGACTTCCCATCCAGTCGAAAAAGGGGATTTGCCATGTTGCCGTATCCGGACTGGGATAAAAAAGAGCCAGCGACGACTGCAGGCCTCGTGTCGAAATCAAGGGAGCCCAACCTGCCGCCACTGCTCCATCAATCGTCAGAGAAGAAACGGGGGATTGCACGGCAACCCATTGATAGTTTGCAAAATCTTTGAGCTCCAATTGATAGGCATTGGAATCTGCTCGTACATTGAGCCAACTTAGGGTCAATCGTCCGGAAAGGTCCAACACTACAGAAGGATGAAGTGCTGTGGTGCTGTCTTCGATGGTCAAGGGCGCGCTCCATTTATCAACATAATAAAGAGTTGCACTTTTTTCCTGCATTTGAAAACGAATCCCTTGTTCTTCCCAGCTGTAGGCAATCAATCCTCCGGCAATAGCCACGGAAGGATTTTCTCCCTGTGAAGAAATCGATCCGACAAATCGACTGTTGGGATCGGTACGGTTTGCTTCATAAATGGCATTTCCAATTTTACCGGTCTCATCGGTCCCTTCCTGCCAAACCACTGCCATGTTTCCATAAGAATCCAGAGCAATATCGGGATTGACACTGCGCGGATTGTAAATGGAACGAACATTAACCAACTGGTTTGGCCTATCCGCTCCGGTAACCGGAAACTCACGCAACATCACCTTATCCCGATTGACCCAAGCAACAACGGCATCATCATTTTGTTTGATGGCAAGACTTGCAATCTTGACATCCCCTCTCGGTCCCAAATTGGGCATTGGAAAAGAATCAACGGTGATTTTATCTCCGATGGGAGTTCCATTTGCTTCAAAGCGCTGAAAGAAAAGCGTAGACAATTCACCTGCAGAGCCCTGCTGCCACAACACCACATTTCTTCCCCGACTATCGATGGCAACTGCTTTGCGCAACGGACACAAATCGATATCGGGTTCCAACTGCGAGACTGAAAGAATCACCGTATCCGTTGCCTGTGTTGTTGTGCGCACTTTGAGACTGTGTCCGTTCGACCACAAAAGAGTTCCCGTGTGATTTGTTAAAGGATAAAAATGAGTGCAAGGGCGAGAGGTATCTATTTGTTGAAAAGCAGAAGATTGTTCTGCCACAAGATGAAAATAATCTTTGTTTAAAGGATAGGATAGATCGGTACATCCCTTGGCTTCCGCGATACCTGCAATGTCAGGACACTGATCTTCGCAATTTTTTATCCCATCACCGTCATTATCGCCGTCACAAAAAAGAGACGGATTTTCGGGATCAATCACAGCAATTTTCGGGGCACAGCCGTCTGACGAGCCGATGTGAGCTTCGTTGGGACATTGATCTCTGTCGTCGGGAACACCGTCGCCGTCAGTATCCATAGGAGGGTTTGGACCCGGAATAGCTTCCCGTTTGCACGGTTTTCTTCCTTCAGGCGTATCTTCCC comes from Deltaproteobacteria bacterium and encodes:
- a CDS encoding thrombospondin type 3 repeat-containing protein, which gives rise to MPIPLIYLVGLGLTLAACANKKPEEKNECWEDTPEGRKPCKREAIPGPNPPMDTDGDGVPDDRDQCPNEAHIGSSDGCAPKIAVIDPENPSLFCDGDNDGDGIKNCEDQCPDIAGIAEAKGCTDLSYPLNKDYFHLVAEQSSAFQQIDTSRPCTHFYPLTNHTGTLLWSNGHSLKVRTTTQATDTVILSVSQLEPDIDLCPLRKAVAIDSRGRNVVLWQQGSAGELSTLFFQRFEANGTPIGDKITVDSFPMPNLGPRGDVKIASLAIKQNDDAVVAWVNRDKVMLREFPVTGADRPNQLVNVRSIYNPRSVNPDIALDSYGNMAVVWQEGTDETGKIGNAIYEANRTDPNSRFVGSISSQGENPSVAIAGGLIAYSWEEQGIRFQMQEKSATLYYVDKWSAPLTIEDSTTALHPSVVLDLSGRLTLSWLNVRADSNAYQLELKDFANYQWVAVQSPVSSLTIDGAVAAGWAPLISTRGLQSSLALFYPSPDTATWQIPFFDWMGSQSPVPGPALELEPTLITIGSGPAVLNWRNVGSELLTFTWSLSGGFFIQRDTARLSQGNETLESATGKANMMVSDGTSYTGNLTLRTNDPAHSVVTVTIQRGR